The Lycium barbarum isolate Lr01 chromosome 10, ASM1917538v2, whole genome shotgun sequence genome includes a region encoding these proteins:
- the LOC132615255 gene encoding SKP1-like protein 11, producing the protein MESSSLVTEQKKMLILKSSDGEYFELEESIAVQCGTIKNLVEDDFSHIPLPNVDAKTLRKIIEYMKKHAQKNDSNEEEIKDFDEKFVQGTFNDVYELLHAANYLHNSGLMDLLCQSIADRIKDKSVKAVREIFNVTNDYTPEEEAKVRMEHLWAHEGGEIDESLD; encoded by the coding sequence ATGGAGTCATCATCATTAGTAACAGAGCAGAAAAAGATGTTGATATTGAAATCCTCCGACGGCGAATATTTTGAATTGGAAGAATCCATCGCCGTTCAATGTGGAACCATCAAAAACTTGGTGGAGGACGATTTCAGCCATATCCCGCTCCCAAACGTTGATGCCAAAACCCTAAGAAAAATTATCGAATACATGAAGAAGCACGCTCAGAAGAATGATTCGAACGAAGAAGAAATCAAAGATTTCGACGAGAAATTCGTGCAAGGTACCTTCAACGACGTGTATGAACTTTTACATGCAGCAAATTACCTTCACAATAGTGGTTTGATGGATCTCTTGTGCCAGTCGATTGCCGATAGAATTAAGGACAAGTCGGTAAAAGCTGTTCGGGAGATATTCAATGTCACTAATGATTACACACCAGAGGAAGAAGCAAAGGTTCGTATGGAACATCTGTGGGCGCATGAAGGAGGAGAAATTGATGAATCTCTTGATTAG